Within Streptomyces antibioticus, the genomic segment CCAAGGGCGAGATGTACGACATCGTCGACATCCCGGACACCCACACCGAGGCTGCCGAGGAGTACCGCGGCAAGCTCATCGAGGCCGTGGCCGAGAACGACGAAGAGATCATGGAGCTGTACCTGGAGGGCGAGGAGCCTTCCGTGGAGCAGCTGTACGCCGCGATCCGTCGCATCACCATCGCGTCCGGCAAGTCCAAGGACACCACGGTCACCCCGGTGTTCTGCGGTACCGCGTTCAAGAACAAGGGTGTTCAGCCCCTGCTCGACGCGGTCGTGCGCTACCTCCCCTCCCCGCTCGACGTCGAGGCCATCGAGGGCCACGCCGTCAACAACGCGGAGGAGGTCGTCAAGCGCAAGCCGTCCGAGGATGAGCCGCTGTCGGCGCTCGCGTTCAAGATCATGAGCGACCCGCACCTCGGCAAGCTCACCTTCGTCCGGGTCTACTCGGGCCGCCTGGAGTCCGGCACCGCCGTGCTGAACTCCGTCAAGGGCAAGAAGGAGCGCATCGGCAAGATCTACCGCATGCACGCGAACAAGCGTGAGGAGATCGACGCGGTGGGCGCCGGCGACATCGTCGCCGTCATGGGCCTGAAGCAGACCACCACCGGTGAGACGCTGTGCGACGACAAGGCCCCGGTGATCCTGGAGTCCATGGACTTCCCGGCGCCGGTGATCCAGGTCGCCATCGAGCCCAAGTCCAAGGGCGACCAGGAGAAGCTGGGCATCGCGATCCAGCGCCTGGCCGAGGAGGACCCGTCCTTCCAGGTCCACTCGGACGAGGAGACCGGCCAGACCATCATCGGTGGCATGGGCGAGCTGCACCTCGAGGTGCTGGTCGACCGTATGCGCCGTGAGTTCAAGGTCGAGGCCAACGTCGGCAAGCCGCAGGTCGCGTACCGCGAGACCATCCGCAAGGCGGTCGACCGGGTCGACTACACGCACAAGAAGCAGACCGGTGGTACCGGTCAGTTCGCGAAGGTGCAGATCGCGATCGAGCCCATCGAGGGCGGCGACGCGTCGTACGAGTTCGTGAACAAGGTGACCGGTGGCCGTATCCCGAAGGAGTACATCCCTTCGGTGGACGCCGGTGCGCAGGAGGCCATGCAGTTCGGCATCCTCGCCGGTTACGAGATGACCGGCGTGCGCGTCACCCTGCTCGACGGTGGCTACCACGAGGTCGACTCCTCCGAGCTCGCGTTCAAGATCGCCGGTTCGCAGGCCTTCAAGGAGGCCGCGCGCAAGGCTTCTCCCGTGCTCCTCGAGCCGATGATGGCCGTCGAGGTCACCACGCCCGAGGACTACATGGGTGAGGTCATCGGCGACATCAACTCCCGCCGTGGCCAGATCCAGGCCATGGAGGAGCGGGCCGGTGCCCGCGTCGTCAAGGGCCTGGTGCCCCTGTCGGAGATGTTCGGCTACGTCGGCGACCTCCGCAGCAAGACGTCGGGTCGCGCAAGCTACTCGATGCAGTTCGACTCCTACGCCGAGGTTCCGCGGAACGTCGCCGAGGAGATCATCGCGAAGGCCAAGGGCGAGTAACGCACCGCGCTACGACGCTTTAGGCTTGACCCTGGAGCCTCACGGGTCGTTCCTCCGCATTCGTGGCGGAACGACCCCGGGCCCGGGACCCAACAGCAAAGATCACCTGGCGCCGACGATCCAAGGCGTACAGAACCACTCCACAGGAGGACCCCAGTGGCGAAGGCGAAGTTCGAGCGGACTAAGCCGCACGTCAACATCGGCACCATCGGTCACATCGACCACGGTAAGACGACCCTCACGGCCGCCATTACCAAGGTGCTGCACGACGCGTACCCGGACCTGAACGAGGCCACCGCGTTCGACAACATCGACAAGGCGCCCGAGGAGCGTCAGCGCGGTATCACCATCTCCATCGCGCACGTCGAGTACCAGACGGAGACCCGTCACTACGCGCACGTCGACTGCCCGGGTCACGCGGACTACATCAAGAACATGATCACCGGTGCCGCGCAGATGGACGGCGCGATCCTCGTGGTCGCCGCCACCGACGGCCCGATGCCGCAGACCAAGGAGCACGTGCTCCTGGCCCGCCAGGTCGGCGTTCCGTACATCGTCGTCGCCCTGAACAAGGCCGACATGGTGGACGACGAGGAGATCCTGGAGCTCGTCGAGCTCGAGGTCCGTGAGCTCCTCTCCGAGTACGAGTTCCCGGGCGACGACCTGCCGGTCGTCCGCGTCTCCGCGCTGAAGGCCCTCGAGGGCGACGCGCAGTGGACCCAGTCCGTGCTCGACCTCATGAACGCTGTCGACACCTCCATCCCGGAGCCCGAGCGTGACGTCGACAAGCCGTTCCTGATGCCGATCGAGGACGTCTTCACGATCACCGGTCGTGGCACCGTCGTCACCGGTCGTATCGAGCGTGGTGTCCTGAAGGTCAACGAGACCGTCGACATCATCGGCATCAAGACCGAGAAGACCACCACCACGGTCACCGGCATCGAGATGTTCCGCAAGCTGCTCGACGAGGGCCAGGCCGGTGAGAACGTCGGTCTGCTGCTCCGTGGCATCAAGCGCGAGGACGTCGAGCGCGGCCAGGTCATCATCAAGCCCGGTTCGGTCACCCCGCACACCGAGTTCGAGGCCCAGGCCTACATCCTGTCGAAGGACGAGGGTGGCCGTCACACCCCCTTCTTCAACAACTACCGTCCGCAGTTCTACTTCCGTACGACGGACGTGACCGGCGTCGTGACCCTCCCCGAGGGCACCGAGATGGTCATGCCGGGTGACAACACCGAGATGAAGGTGGAGCTCATCCAGCCCGTCGCCATGGAAGAGGGCCTGAAGTTCGCCATCCGCGAGGGTGGCCGCACGGTCGGCGCCGGCCAGGTCATCAAGATCAACAAGTGATCTCGCTGATGTGACCGGTTGCTCCAGCTTGGGCTGAAGCACCTTGGGAGGGCCCGTACAACCTCGGTTGTACGGGCCCTTTCGCTGTACCGGGCGGCAACTCCACTGCCGGAGACGTCACCCGGTCGAGGGAAAGGTGGGGCAAATGCGGGTGGCACATGACGTTTCATCCCTAGCTTTGCCTCATGGTCAGCTCATCCCATGAGGCCCTGCACCGGATCTTCCAGAAGGACCCGGGCCTCTTCGCCCGCGCCGCCAGAAACCTCGGCGTCGCCTTTCCCCCTCCCGTCTCCGCCACGGAACTCTCCACCGACCTCACGGAGACCCAGCCGCTGGAACGCCGGGTGGACACGCTGCTGCGGATGGACACCGAGGACGGGAGTTTCCTCCTGGCCGTCGAGTCGCAGGGAGAACCGGACCCGCGCAAGCCCGCGAGCTGGGCGTACTACCTTTCGTACGTGTACGCCAAGTACCGCGTTCCGCCGGTGCTCCTCGTCGTCTGCGCGGACCGGGGGACGGCCGAGTGGGCAGCCCGGCAGGTCGACATCGGCCCACGGCAGTGGCCCGCGCTCACCTTGCGCCCCCTCGTTCTGGGGCCCGACGACGTACCGGTGATCGACAGCCCGGACGAAGCCGCTCGCGACATCCCGCTCACGGTCCTGTCCGCGGCGCTGCACCGTCGTGACCCGTACGCCGATGCCATACTGAACGCGCTGGCCAAGGCACTCAAGGACCTCTCGGCCGACGACGAGAGCACCGCAGGCACCTACATCGAACTCATGGAACAAGGCCTCGGCAAGACGCCGGCCGCGGAAATCTGGAGGCATCTCATGGCCGTCGACCTGTCCTTCTTCCAGTCGGAGACTGCGCAGAAGCTTCGTGCGGAGGGCAGGGAGGAGGGTCGCGAGGAGGGGCTGGTCGAGAGCCGGGCGAAGGACATCCTTATTCTGCTTGCCCATCGGGGCGTCGAGGTCACCGAGGCGGACCGGGAGCGGATCGTCGGCTGCGACGACCTCGACGTGCTGGGGCGGTGGTTCACGAAGGCCATCACCGCCACGTCGACGGCGGAGGTCCTGGCGTCGACCGGGGAGTCCGGGACTGCGGACTGAGGGGCGGGTGCGGCATGACGGCGGCTGCGGAGTCGACCACTGACGAGTGGCTGGGGGCCTTGCGGGCGCATGCGAAGGTGTCGTCGGCGACGCGGCGGAGGTAGTGCTTCGCGGTCGTCGTGGCGCGCGTCCCCGCGGCCATGTCGGTCCGTATCACGCCGGAAGGCGGTTCCGTGAATCCCGTCGGGCTGAGCAGGACTCGCTGGTCCGCGCTGTCGCGGTACGTCGAGACCCGTCGGCTGTTCGTGCTGTTCAGCGTCGACAACGAGGCCGCGCACCTGACCAGGGCGGGGGACCCCCGCCGCTGACGGAGTCTCAGGCGCTCGTGGACGATTCCGCGCCGTCCCGCTCGGTCGTCTCGGCGGGGGACAGGCGGTTCAGGAGCTTGGCGTAGACCGTGGTCGCCGCTGCCGTGATCGTCGCGAGGAGGGTCACGGACAGGATGCTCAGGAGGGCCGGCCACTGGCGGAGGGCTTCGTCGCGGCACTGTTCGGAGGGGTCGGGGTCGATGAGGGGGCCTCGGCAGAGGGCGTCGGGGCCGTGGTCGGCCAGGAGCAGGAAGCTGAAGAGGCCCCAGAGCGCCAG encodes:
- the tuf gene encoding elongation factor Tu, with amino-acid sequence MAKAKFERTKPHVNIGTIGHIDHGKTTLTAAITKVLHDAYPDLNEATAFDNIDKAPEERQRGITISIAHVEYQTETRHYAHVDCPGHADYIKNMITGAAQMDGAILVVAATDGPMPQTKEHVLLARQVGVPYIVVALNKADMVDDEEILELVELEVRELLSEYEFPGDDLPVVRVSALKALEGDAQWTQSVLDLMNAVDTSIPEPERDVDKPFLMPIEDVFTITGRGTVVTGRIERGVLKVNETVDIIGIKTEKTTTTVTGIEMFRKLLDEGQAGENVGLLLRGIKREDVERGQVIIKPGSVTPHTEFEAQAYILSKDEGGRHTPFFNNYRPQFYFRTTDVTGVVTLPEGTEMVMPGDNTEMKVELIQPVAMEEGLKFAIREGGRTVGAGQVIKINK
- the fusA gene encoding elongation factor G → MATTSLDLAKVRNIGIMAHIDAGKTTTTERILFYTGVSYKIGEVHDGAATMDWMEQEQERGITITSAATTCHWPLADVDHTINIIDTPGHVDFTVEVERSLRVLDGAVTVFDGVAGVEPQSETVWRQADRYGVPRICFVNKLDRTGAEFHRCVDMISDRLGAQPLVMQLPIGAEADFKGVVDLVTMKAFVWSAEATKGEMYDIVDIPDTHTEAAEEYRGKLIEAVAENDEEIMELYLEGEEPSVEQLYAAIRRITIASGKSKDTTVTPVFCGTAFKNKGVQPLLDAVVRYLPSPLDVEAIEGHAVNNAEEVVKRKPSEDEPLSALAFKIMSDPHLGKLTFVRVYSGRLESGTAVLNSVKGKKERIGKIYRMHANKREEIDAVGAGDIVAVMGLKQTTTGETLCDDKAPVILESMDFPAPVIQVAIEPKSKGDQEKLGIAIQRLAEEDPSFQVHSDEETGQTIIGGMGELHLEVLVDRMRREFKVEANVGKPQVAYRETIRKAVDRVDYTHKKQTGGTGQFAKVQIAIEPIEGGDASYEFVNKVTGGRIPKEYIPSVDAGAQEAMQFGILAGYEMTGVRVTLLDGGYHEVDSSELAFKIAGSQAFKEAARKASPVLLEPMMAVEVTTPEDYMGEVIGDINSRRGQIQAMEERAGARVVKGLVPLSEMFGYVGDLRSKTSGRASYSMQFDSYAEVPRNVAEEIIAKAKGE